In the genome of Crassostrea angulata isolate pt1a10 chromosome 6, ASM2561291v2, whole genome shotgun sequence, the window CTTTGTTAAGACGCATGAATGACCagcaatttaatattttacttcaaCTATGAATATTAATTGTTATTATACATCTATCGATATGATTAGAGAATATAAAGCATGTTCTTGATATCATTGACTTCTCCATATGTTAGCATGTTGACTGTGATTTGCCAATATCATGTTTTTGTGTTAGTTTAAGTGCATTTTGTGTCAATCTAATTAAGTGTCAtgctttaattgtttaaaagagGGTGGTGTTCAATAGTTACTCAGAGTTAATAAATACAAGGAACATTAATAAGTATAAAGTAAACAGAAATCGGCCTCTCACTACACCTCCATATTTCCACCGCTCACGTCTAGTCCATGTATATTTGAAGAAAAGTGATTTGTCTTTGCCCCATCCCAAGTTTTGCATGTCAAATAGATttgacaacaatttttttagagGAGGTGGGGTAGATTAAATGATGAGTTTTAGCATATAACCCCTAAAACCAATTTTTCGAGAGATATTTAAAGTACTTATTCATACTGTATGAACTGCCAGTTTATTGGTGGCCttggttttgaattttaaatattctgAGAATTGGTGTTTGTTATGCATTCCTTACTACTCAAAAAATGTTCGTCGCGCTCGGCGTTATCTATGTTTGTAGTATGTAAATTCTGTCGTATTCCATTGTTATTGAGAGTgagattaatatttttattatatattatttaaacattaaaatgaagaaatgtATTATTTTCCTTTTACACTACCGTAAATCACCCTCATTGTTAAATTTTTGTTATGTCTCggattatatattattaacgATTCGAGACAATTTTACGTATTATTGAAAAACATGTAagattaacatattttaataaatgttaaatgttaTCTTTACATACTTTTTAATCGATTAAAAGTTAATAATgtccattttaaaaaatgcatattttcacagactttataatttttaatgttatttttggcTATTGAgaaaacttttcaatttttcatcTTTTGCAACCTATCCAGTGcatttgtaactttttaaattttaagtaaTTATGATATATGACAAACCAAAATTTGGGATAAAAGTTGAAGGGTAAGTTCTTTTTTCCCTGTAAATTTCAATATCACATAAAATTAAGGTCTCAGATGTATATCCATACATATTATCGATTTATAATCGGAAATAATGTAGGTTGAGATCACATTTATGATTAATTGgtattacaaaacatacaaATTAAAATCCACGGAATAGCTGTAAAGCTAAGGAAAAACAATAATACCGAAAGTGAAAAAAACCCTGTTAGCaaatagtttattttacaaataatttggTATTTATACTCTTACAAGTTCATAGAGTTCATAACAGAAATGAGTTAATCTACATATCttaattaattgaaataaaagtacGAAACAAAGATGAAGTGTACTGATTATTCGTTCCATTTCTTAATCTTCCTTTCCGATAAAAAATTCCCCGCTGGACTTTTGGTTCCTGGCGGGAGAAGAGCCAAGTAAAGGGGTGTGTCTGCGCCTTGGTCAATGGTTTTATGCCCTTTGTGTGACGACATATCCGTATCGACGTAACCAGGACAGCAAGCATTGACTAAGATGTCTTCTCGCGAGTCTGTCGAAAGTTGGCGATGCTGAATTTCTGTCAAAACTGACACGCCGACCTTTGACATGCCGTAAGCGCTGCTAGGATACCCTTTGCTTTCGTGGTTACCTTTTTTTGCTGCTTGTATGAAGTCGTGCATTAAATTTGTTAGGTCGTCGACTGTAACTTTGTAGTTTAAAAACTTTGCTTGAACCTGTTTGCTACATTTCTTAATTGCAAAGGTACTTGCCATGCTTGAAACGTTTACAACCCGCGCATGCGGTCTCAGTAACGGAAACAGAGCATTGCAGAGATCAAGTGTTCCTTGATAATTTGTCCTAATTGTCACTTCTGCCTGTTCCGCAAATGGAGCCGTAGAGTCTTGCTTGTAAGCAATTCCGGCATTGTTGACCAGGATGTCCAAACCGCCGTATGTATTCTTGAGGAAATCTCTCAGACGATCAATGCTGGCTTGGTCCGTGATGTCAAGTTGATGGAACTTTGGATACAGTCCCTCCGAGTTTAAGCTCTTGGTGGCCTCCTGGCCCAACTCCTCCTTCCTTGCAGTAAGGTAGACATCTCCCTCAAACTGCTTGCACAGACCTCGAACTATGGCGTACCCTATCCCCTTATTAGATCCAGTTACCTATAAAGTTCAGACATGCACCAATAAAttaagattgaaaataaaaatgatgatatgaatttaaaactttttaaattagttGAATCTCATTggaaaaattaattgataaaaatcgtTTAAAACCATGCATGTTTTCCATGATGATAGAACATTGCGAAGGACAACCTTAAGGTTGATGGTAATGAAAGTGCGTATGCATGGTTACTAGTGTACCATAGTTCGTGTCTGGTAGCAAAACATTTgcagatgaaaataa includes:
- the LOC128187744 gene encoding carbonyl reductase [NADPH] 1-like codes for the protein MSKKVAVVTGSNKGIGYAIVRGLCKQFEGDVYLTARKEELGQEATKSLNSEGLYPKFHQLDITDQASIDRLRDFLKNTYGGLDILVNNAGIAYKQDSTAPFAEQAEVTIRTNYQGTLDLCNALFPLLRPHARVVNVSSMASTFAIKKCSKQVQAKFLNYKVTVDDLTNLMHDFIQAAKKGNHESKGYPSSAYGMSKVGVSVLTEIQHRQLSTDSREDILVNACCPGYVDTDMSSHKGHKTIDQGADTPLYLALLPPGTKSPAGNFLSERKIKKWNE